Genomic window (Fluviispira vulneris):
GATTTCCACACCTAAAAATTCTTTGTAGACTAAGCGTTTTTCAGATATTATATCTTGGAGAAGTGTAGATAACAATTGTACAGTATGCTTTTCATTTGCATAGTGCATGACTTCAATTTTATCTTCTTTTTTTTGCTTATTATTTAAAATAGAGTAAGAAATATCTTGAATCCGATGGACAGCTTGTCTTAATAACTTTCGACTTTCTTCTGGCAATCCCTCTACAGCAGCAATAAAAGAAAGCAATGGAACAGTTGGAGATCTCATTTCATGGGCAATTTGAAAGTGAAGTAAATTTCTTTCTTTTACAAAAGCAATTTCTTTTAACTCCATTTCAGATTTAATATTATGCAATTTTTTTACAAAACGATTTATACCATTTAAGAGTTTTTTATTTTTTTTATAATATATTAGCAAAAAAATGCATAAAGATAATATAATAAATAATTGCACAAGTGAGATGAGTAAACTCACATAAGCTCCCTTAATCTTATGATCCATATCGAACTTATATATTGCGCTAAGTTAACAAGCCAAATAAAAAAAGGCTTGTAACGTCATACGTATAAGCTTATTCATTAAAGCGATATCAAAGAGTTTGTCAAGTTATAAACTTTTATATATTATTACTGTAATAATTTGTTTACTTATTCTATAAAATATATAAATTAAAATTCATATATAACAAAATTATATAAATTTCAAAATATTCTCGAAGAAGATTGATTTGACATCTTGCAAAAGTATATGTATTATTATCAATTGATATGAGTCATACTATAATGCTGATAATTAAAATAAATTGTTTTAATTATCAGCAACAAATAAATAAGAATATATCAGTTTATATATTCATAAATTGTCTAAACGAGAAGTAATTATGCGTAAAATCTGTTTCTTTATTTCAGTTGCTTTAAATTTCTTCATCCCAAAAACATATGCTAATCAAAATTGTAAAGCAATCCGTATTTCCGACGTTGGCTGGACTGATATAACAGCAACAACTTCGGTTGCTAATTTACTTTTAAAATCAATGGGATATGAAGTTAAAGAAAAAAATCTTTCCTTGCAAATTACATTTAATAGTCTCAAAAACAACGATATTGATGTTTTTTTGGGCGCCTGGCTTCCCTCAATGTCTACAATTTTAGAACCTTATGAAAAAAATAAACAGATAGAAAAAATTGGGACTCTTTTACAGAACGCAAATTACACTTTAGCAGTCCCAAGCTATGTCTATGATGCAGGCGTACAAAGTATAGCGGATCTGGCAAAATATAATGATAAATTTCAAACTAAAATTTTTGCAATCGAACCAGGAAATGATGGTAACAAAAATATACAAAAAATGATTGATGACAATGCTTATGGATTAAAAAATTGGAAAATGGTTGAATCAAGTGAACAAGCTATGCTTATGCAGGTTTACAGTGCATATAAAAGCAAAAAATGGATTGTTTTTTTGGGTTGGCAACCACATCCAATGAATACAAAAATCAATATGAAGTTTTTAAAAGGAGGAGAAAATTACTTTGGACCGGATCAAGGTAAATCCACAGTCCACACAATAACTCGCAAAAATTTCGCTTTAGATTGCCCAAATTTAGCTAATTTTTTAAAAAATATTCAATTCACAGTTAAAAATGAAAACGAATTAATGGACATGATTTTATATAAAAATATCGAACCCAAAAAAGCAGCTGAAATTTGGTTAAAACAAAATTTACCCACTGTAGAAAAATGGATCGTAAATGTAAATAATTTCGATGGAACGAAGACAACTCTTCAAACGATTGAAAAAAATCTTTTTAATTCACAAAAATAAAATCATAAGGAATGCACATGCAAAAACTTCCCATTGGGCTTTGGGCACAAGAGGGAGTGAATTTTCTGACAAAAATTTTTGAAAGTCAATTTCGCTTTTTCTCTGAGTCAATTTCCGGAATTATTGAACATGTTATATCAATTTTAATGTGGTTTCCTGTATGGTCATTTATTGTTATTAACTTAGTCATTATTTACATTTTCAATCGCAGTCTAAAAAATATTCTTCTTATAGGATTTTGTTTTTTTGCCATTTTTAATTTGGGTTATTGGGAAGAAACTTTAGAAACGTTGACCCTCGTCCTTTTTGCCACAATTACGTCTATCGTGATTGGTGTTCCTTTAGGTATTCTCTGTGCACATCACCATTTTATTTATTCTTTTATGCGACCTATTCTCGATCTAATGCAAACAATTCCTACTTTTGTTTATTTAATCCCGACCTTAATGCTTTTTGGATTAGGGATGGCTCCAGGACTTATTTCTACAATTATCTTTGCCATGCCTGCAGTTATTCGTCTAACTTATCTGGGTGTACAAAGCGTTCCAACATCATTACTTGAAGTCGCTGATTCCTTTGGTGCGAGCACACGTAAAAAACTTTTTTCAGTTGAAATTCCTTATGCATGGCAATCGATAAAAACAGGAGTCTCGCAGTGCATGATGCTCTCACTTTCTATGGTTGTGGTGGCCGCTCTTGTGGGCGCAGATGGTCTTGGAAAACCTGTAGTGCAAGCACTTAACACTGTCAATATTGCAAAAGGAATCGAAGCAGGGATGAGTATTGTCTTGCTTGCTATTTTACTCGATCGCATTTTTTCCCATTCGGAGCGGAAATTGGGGGCTACAAAATGATTGAACATTTTAGTATTAAGCAACTCGATCTTGTTTTTGGCAAAAAAATAAATAAAGCTTTTCAAGCATTAGATGCTGGTAAATCTAGAGAAGAAATCCAACAGGAATTACAGCAAACAGTTGCTGTTAGCAATGCTAATTTCATCGTTTATAAAGGTGAAATTTTAGTCATAATGGGATTATCTGGCTCAGGAAAGTCCTCTTTGTTACGTTGTTTAAACGGCATGAACGGAAGAAATATTGGTAAAATTCGCGGCCAGATTCTCTTTTTTGATTCTAATAAAAATGAGAAAATTGACATAACCCAATGCCCAAAAAGTAGCCTTAGAGAAATCAGAAAACATCAAGTCTCAATGGTTTTTCAACAATTTGGTTTAATGCCATGGCGAACAGTAGCTGAAAATGTTGCGTTCCCTTTAGAAATACAAGGTATAAAACATCAAGAACGCCTTAAACAAGTTGAAGAAAAACTAGCAATCGTTGGACTTGAAAAATGGAAAAATCATTATCCGCATGAGCTCTCTGGTGGGATGCAACAAAGAGTCGGACTTGCTCGAGCATTTATCACCCAAGCCGAAGTTTTATTAATGGATGAACCTTTTTCAGCACTCGATCCTCTTATCCGCAAGCAACTACAAGATGAAATTTTAGATTTGCAGCAAAAATTAAAAAAAACAATTGTTTTTGTTACCCATGATTTTTCCGAAGCTTTAAAAATTGGATCGCGTATAGCAATCATGGATTCGGGAAAAATATTACAAATTGGTAAACCACAAGAAATAATTGAAAATCCAGCATGTGCAAATGTTAAAAAATTTACAGAAGATATTAAAGCAAGCCATGTATTTTTAAATTAATCAAGGAGAAAATATGAGTGTGAAGCATTATGATTTTATCATTATTGGTGGTGGATCTGCTGGCTGTGTGCTGGCAAATCGTTTGAGCACCAATCCATCGCACAAAGTCTGTGTACTTGAAGCAGGTCGCCCAGATTATATTTGGGATATTTTTATACATATGCCTGCAGGCCTTATGTATCCTTTAGGTAACAAATTATATGACTGGTGTTATTACACTGATCCAGAACCATTTATGAACAATCGAAGAGTTTTTCATGGTCGAGGAAAAGTACTAGGAGGATCAAGCTCGATTAACGGGATGATTTATATCCGAGGCAATCCTATGGATTATGAGAAATGGAGCAAAGATCCAGGAATGGAAACATGGGACTATAAACACTGTCTGCCATATTTTAGCCGCGCAGAAACGCGTATGATCGGCGCCGATGCCTATCACGGTTTTTCTGGACCTTTACTGCTTGAGACCGGCCCTTGCGAAAACCCATTGTTCAAAGCATTTTTTGAAGCAGTGCAAGAAGCAGGTTACCCATTAACCGATGATGTCAACGGATTTCGTCAAGAAGGTTTTGGCCGATTCGATCGCAATATCAATCGTGGCAGAAGACTTTCCGCTGCCAGAGCTTATGTGCATCCTGTCCGCAGAAAACGTCCCAATTTAAGTATAAAATGCAGAGCTCTTACCACTCGGATACTTTTTGAAGGAGATCGTGCTGTGGGAGTTGAATATATGCGCTATGGAAAAATTCATAAAATATATGCAGGGGAAATTATTTGCTGCGGAGGCGCAATCAATTCCCCTCAAGTTTTACAACTATCAGGTATAGGCAATGCTGAGGAATTAAAAACCCTTGGTATTAAAGTGGTTCAAGATTTACCCGGCGTCGGACAAAATCTTCAAGATCACTTAGAGGTATATATACAACATGCATGTAAATTACCTGTGAGTATGTATCCTGCTCTCAAATGGTGGAATAAACCTAAAATTGGTTTTCAGTGGCTTTTTCAACGCAAAGGTCCAGCAGCATCCAACCATTTTGAAGCTGGTGGATTTATTCGCAGCAACGAAGACGTGAACTATCCCAATTTGCAATTTCACTTTCTCCCTCTAGCTGTTCGCTACGATGGCACCTCACCCTCAGGGGGGCATGGATACCAAGTGCATGTTGGCCCAATGAACTCCGATGCACGTGGTCATATTAAAATCCGCTCTACTGATCCCCGCGAACATCCAAGTATGCAGTTTAATTATCTTTCTACTGAGCAAGATCGGAGAGAGTGGGTTGAAGCCGTGCGCTGTGCCCGTAAAATTCTCAACCAAGCTGCTCTCGATGAGTTCAATGGTGGAGAAATTTCCCCAGGAAAACAATATGAAACAGATGAAGAAATATTAGAGTGGGTTAAAAAAGATGCGGAAACAGCACTGCATCCTTCATGCACTTGTAAAATGGGCACCGATTCAATGGCCGTAGTTGATCCCAAAACCCTTGAAGTGCATGGAGTCAAAAATTTACGTGTTGTTGATGCATCTGTTATGCCCTATGTCACAAACGGAAACATTTATGCACCTGTCATGATGATAGCAGAAAAGTCAGCGGATATTATTCTCGGAAATACACCTCTCCCAGCCTCCTCTGCTCCATTTTATCTAAAATAAAAAAAAACTGAGTTTATTGATAAGTTATTTAAAAATCCGCCGATAGCTGTTGCGAACAATGAAGTTTTGGCATTTGATACTCTGTCTTCTTTGCCACTGTCGAAGCATAGAAGATTTTGAAAAGAACAAATGCTAAAATATAAAAATCATTTGTTTTCACGTTTAGGGATTTTTTCATGAAAAATATTAATAAAATTATTATTATCTTAGCAACTTTTCTTTTTCTCCCATGTGCATCTTACTATGGTTTTCTTTTTGTAAATTACAATTATGATATACACTTTTTACAGATTGATGCCTGTCAAAATGAAGGTGGTAAGTGGAATCAAAAAAGCCAGACTTGCGACTGGCCTTAAGTATTATTCAGTAATTTCAATAACTTTATACTGCTTGAGGGTTTTGATATCGTCAGAGCCACAGCTAGCTATGCCCGAAATCAGTTTGTCAAAACAGATTTCATACTTGCATTTTTGCTGAGCAGGATTTCCTTCCATTGTAAAATAAAATATCACTTTGGCTGATTGACAATCTTCGCTTAAAGCAACCTCATACTTTTTATTTTGTGCAAGATCCCACCGCCAAGCGTGTTTTTTAAATAGTTCTTTCTCAGCAAATTGTGCAAAAGAATTATTTATTCCACTCATACCTCTATAATTATTATCTATAGTAAAATAATTTTTATCTCTCTGGAGAAATTGCGGTATATTTTCCAAATTAAATAATCCATACCAACGCATACATGGAGCTTCAAAAAAAGTCGGTGCAAAACGATGGCCACCTATATGTGATGACTTCCATATGCGAAATAAAGGATTCCCACTTTTTTTATTTTCTTCCCTGAATTTTTCATAAACTGCAAGACCATATTTTCCGCAACAGTGATCTCTTTCACCGTGCGTGCAAATAAATAATTCATGGAAATGTTCTGTTCCCTTGACTTGCCATTTTTTGTAATGTTCTTTTTTTTCCAATTGATATTCTTTCAGCGCAAGAACTGCATCCTTAAATTCTGAGTTTGGTACGAGCATTTCAATTTTTTTAAAAGGAGAAAATTCATCCTCTGTTCTTTGAAAATAAAAGACACGAGTATGATATTCAACGGAGAATTCGTTTTGGGCAAAGTGATTAACAGCGCTTCTTATTTTCTCTTTAAAAAATATAGGAAGAATTTCAAATAGGTGTTTGTGATGCAAAAATGCTTCCGATTTACCCGGCACAGAAGCCCAAGGTTCTTGCAATTCGATTGAGATTTGGACGTCAACAGGGGAAACGGAGCAAACAATATCTTCTCGACTCTGACGGGTTGCGAGCGAACATTCCATATTTTCTGTAAACATTTTTGCCTCTTAACCAAAAAGTCATTGTATATATTCCACAGATTGAATATCACTCTTAGGAACATTTGTAAAAATCAATTCTGGCGCATTTCCAGAGGTAAAACCACCATATTTGAAAAAAGCATTTCTACCAATAGTGCTATTATGAGGCAAGTCAGGTAGATAGTTAAAGGAAAAGGGCAATGAATATTTGACGATACCGCTACTGAGCGATCCTTTTGGTAAACCTAAAATCCTTTCAATTTCGTGTTTATTATATAAATGCAGAATTTTCTCTGCAGTACTTTTTGCTGTAATAAAGATCACACCTTTACGACCTAAGAATTTATTGTCATTCAAAATAAATTGCTTATATGCATTGTGACTTAAAAAAACACTGCCTCCGTTTTGAAAACGAGTGAGAGCAACAAGGGACGGAAAGGAGATTTGTTTTGTCTGAGCATAGGGTAACAAATTAAAAATAAATTCAGCGCGTGCCTTGCGCAAGCGAAAACCCAATTCTATTACACCACCTCTGCCTATTGTTATTTTTTGCTTTCTCAGTAAAGAAAAATATCCCTTAGATAAATACTCTGCACGAAAAAGACCTTCACATGCAGCTTTTAAATAAGCTAAAAAATTTTGTTCAGATTTACTTAAATTATTATAAAATTTGAAAAATTCCTTTGAATAAAATTGCTCTGCTCTTTCAGAAACTTTATTTCCAGAATAAATTTCAAATACAAATGAATCATTCTTTATTATTTTTTTTTGAACAAGATATTTTTGCAGATACCTATTATTAAATAAATTATTAAAGTAAATATCATTTCTACACAAAATTTCTAGTATAATATACTCATTAAATTTTAAGTTATGTTTTTTTAGATTTGCAATTTTAATTTTTTTGCGAATTTGAATTAATAAATCGGACTCCTGAAAAAGTGGATTATCCCACAACTTTACTATTTTTTCTTCAAGATCCTCATTCCAATCATAATGAAAGTTTCTCAATTGATTGCAATCTAGAAAACTCACTGCTTGAGTTTTAGCAAACATAAATTCATTTGCTCTGACAGAGTGTGTCCAAAAATAAACAGCTAATATAAAAAGATATTTTATTTTAAGAATTCTTCTATCCAAAGCTCTTTCTCTTCCAAGCATTCCTAGCATTAAAGCGCTAGCTTGTTCTACCTCACTGGCAAATAGTTATTTTAATTTTTATTGTCAATAAATAAAAAAACAGCTCTTCATGGAGCTGTTTTTAAAGGGAATTTTTAGTACAAATATAATTGTTATTGTGCTGTTAAGCTTGCTTTTGCAGAAGTTGCAAACCACATAGACATTACGTCCGTTGGAGTCATGCTGTCATGCTCTTCGGCGTTTTTGTCCCAAACCCCTCCCTTAAGTGAACTCATTTTAAGAGCATCTTGATACAGTGTTCTCGTAAACAGAGGTGTATTTTCGCTCGCAACAGAATGAGCTGTCGAACTTATTGGTACACTCGCGCCAAAGATAAAGCAGTTGGCGTCGCTTGTTACACACTGAGATTGTAATGGATAAGTGTGCCCTTTTGGTCTTAATTCCTTAGGAATCTTATTAAAAGTCTCATTCATCACAAAGATTTGTGTGCTTATTGAAGTAGATGGAACATTTAGACCTGGATCATACCCATATAAAAATGCTTTGGCCAGTGATGAATTTTTTTCTGTAGCTCCTGGTTCAAGATTTTGTAAATGCGAATTTATTATTTTGCCGGTTAAAAACGATGGGTCACCGTGTGCAATATTGCCATTTTTAGCAAAGCATTTTTTCTCTTTTACATTGTAATCCGCAGGATATTCATCATGTTTATTCTTTTTATCAGAACACAATTCTCCTCTTTTCGGATTATATTTTCCTCCAACAGGAATGGAATAAAATCTTTTCTCTGGTTGGAATGCAATAAACTGAGTTCCAACTGGTGGAATATTCATTTCATTTAATGGAAAAAAGTAAACCCCTGTGCCAAAGGACATACTAAAGACTGTATCAAATACAGTTTTAGCAATCAATGATTGCGTGTGATCGACAATTTGATCTTGAGTGTTGTGCATAAGTAATAAAGATCCTGGGGAAGCTTTTCTATATTTTTTAATATAATTCAAAGGCTCTTTTAACAAAGATTTTATTTGAATGTTATCTTTTAATAAAGAAAGATTTGTTTCTAAAGCAATTGATTCTACAAAAATATCGTTTAGGTTTTGATTCTTAATATCAAAATTATCTTTAAAGGGTTCTAAATCCAATTGAACAGTTATCGATGAAGCTATCAAATATGGAATTAAAATCTTAATATTTTCTAGTGACAGTTCAAAATCAGCTTCTTTTAAAGAAGCTGATAAAAATCCTAGAGATTTAACAATTGACTCATCATTCTTTCTTGAAGCTAAAGCATCCGTAAAATTTTTCAAACCATATTTATCATTGGATAATTTTTCAAATAATGTAGATAGTTTTTTGATATTCACATCATCGTCTTTTTCAAGTATTGGTTTAAGATTTAATACCTTTTTTTCCCCCATTAAATCGAAAGTACCAGCGCCATTTGTGAAAATTCCCCTGACAGAACAATTACCTTTATAAGTAATCTCAAGTTTGGCATAAGGATTATAAACTATTGAACAAGGTTCGTCAGAGGAATTTACATTTTTTATTAACAGAGCATCAGAAAAATGTTTTAATAAAGATTTTTCACCATCTTTATGATCAATAAATGCAGTTAAAAATTTACCTAAAAAATCGTTTACAAAAAGTGGATTTTCCTGAGTGCGAATATTTTGCTTACCCAATGCTCCAAGGGCATTTCTTAAGACTTTTTCAAATTCTGCAGGATTTGCTGCAATTAATTTTTTAAGATCTAAAATATTATCTAATGTATTAGTCCAGTTTTGCGTTGCCACAGATATATATGGAGCCAAATAAGTCACATCTGATGCGCCTAAGAAACCAATAAGCTCATTTAATTCTTTTTGGTTATTTGCTAAGTCGGAATTCCGGAAATTAGAGAAATATTGATTTTTCTGAAGATCAGGAATCATAGGCAAAGCATTCAAATGCGAAATATCTGAAACTTTTCCGTTTAGCATATCTTTAAAAAGTATTCTAAATTTTCCCATCAATAAAGTAGTTGGTGCATAATAAGTCGCCGCAGAGCTAAATAGGGGTGGTATAATAATATTTTTTAGATCTACATCTTTATTGTCTAATTGAGACAAAGCTTGTTGCAGCATTATACCAGAACGCCCCATAGCAGCAAGTAAAGTTGCTCCCCCACGGCTGCTTGCAGTGGCAACAGTTTTTGGTCCAGCAATTTTTTGTAGCAAAGGCTTGTAGGAATTTAAAAAAGAAGGCACTTTATCAACATAAAATTCAAGTCTAGGTTGACCATGCACAAAAAACTCTTTTATATTTTCGTTATTCAGTTTTAACTCACCTAACGAAATTCTTTTTAATGCGCTGTGCAAACCTAAAGTCGCAACCACGTCATTATCAAGCGGTGATTTTTCACCAATAGCTTCCACTGCAGGAGCAATTTCATTGCCGGAACCGTCAATACAAACCCGTTTAAAGCCTTTTTCGAGAT
Coding sequences:
- the choX gene encoding choline ABC transporter substrate-binding protein, whose translation is MRKICFFISVALNFFIPKTYANQNCKAIRISDVGWTDITATTSVANLLLKSMGYEVKEKNLSLQITFNSLKNNDIDVFLGAWLPSMSTILEPYEKNKQIEKIGTLLQNANYTLAVPSYVYDAGVQSIADLAKYNDKFQTKIFAIEPGNDGNKNIQKMIDDNAYGLKNWKMVESSEQAMLMQVYSAYKSKKWIVFLGWQPHPMNTKINMKFLKGGENYFGPDQGKSTVHTITRKNFALDCPNLANFLKNIQFTVKNENELMDMILYKNIEPKKAAEIWLKQNLPTVEKWIVNVNNFDGTKTTLQTIEKNLFNSQK
- a CDS encoding ABC transporter permease encodes the protein MHMQKLPIGLWAQEGVNFLTKIFESQFRFFSESISGIIEHVISILMWFPVWSFIVINLVIIYIFNRSLKNILLIGFCFFAIFNLGYWEETLETLTLVLFATITSIVIGVPLGILCAHHHFIYSFMRPILDLMQTIPTFVYLIPTLMLFGLGMAPGLISTIIFAMPAVIRLTYLGVQSVPTSLLEVADSFGASTRKKLFSVEIPYAWQSIKTGVSQCMMLSLSMVVVAALVGADGLGKPVVQALNTVNIAKGIEAGMSIVLLAILLDRIFSHSERKLGATK
- a CDS encoding quaternary amine ABC transporter ATP-binding protein — translated: MIEHFSIKQLDLVFGKKINKAFQALDAGKSREEIQQELQQTVAVSNANFIVYKGEILVIMGLSGSGKSSLLRCLNGMNGRNIGKIRGQILFFDSNKNEKIDITQCPKSSLREIRKHQVSMVFQQFGLMPWRTVAENVAFPLEIQGIKHQERLKQVEEKLAIVGLEKWKNHYPHELSGGMQQRVGLARAFITQAEVLLMDEPFSALDPLIRKQLQDEILDLQQKLKKTIVFVTHDFSEALKIGSRIAIMDSGKILQIGKPQEIIENPACANVKKFTEDIKASHVFLN
- the betA gene encoding choline dehydrogenase, translated to MSVKHYDFIIIGGGSAGCVLANRLSTNPSHKVCVLEAGRPDYIWDIFIHMPAGLMYPLGNKLYDWCYYTDPEPFMNNRRVFHGRGKVLGGSSSINGMIYIRGNPMDYEKWSKDPGMETWDYKHCLPYFSRAETRMIGADAYHGFSGPLLLETGPCENPLFKAFFEAVQEAGYPLTDDVNGFRQEGFGRFDRNINRGRRLSAARAYVHPVRRKRPNLSIKCRALTTRILFEGDRAVGVEYMRYGKIHKIYAGEIICCGGAINSPQVLQLSGIGNAEELKTLGIKVVQDLPGVGQNLQDHLEVYIQHACKLPVSMYPALKWWNKPKIGFQWLFQRKGPAASNHFEAGGFIRSNEDVNYPNLQFHFLPLAVRYDGTSPSGGHGYQVHVGPMNSDARGHIKIRSTDPREHPSMQFNYLSTEQDRREWVEAVRCARKILNQAALDEFNGGEISPGKQYETDEEILEWVKKDAETALHPSCTCKMGTDSMAVVDPKTLEVHGVKNLRVVDASVMPYVTNGNIYAPVMMIAEKSADIILGNTPLPASSAPFYLK
- a CDS encoding sucrase ferredoxin is translated as MFTENMECSLATRQSREDIVCSVSPVDVQISIELQEPWASVPGKSEAFLHHKHLFEILPIFFKEKIRSAVNHFAQNEFSVEYHTRVFYFQRTEDEFSPFKKIEMLVPNSEFKDAVLALKEYQLEKKEHYKKWQVKGTEHFHELFICTHGERDHCCGKYGLAVYEKFREENKKSGNPLFRIWKSSHIGGHRFAPTFFEAPCMRWYGLFNLENIPQFLQRDKNYFTIDNNYRGMSGINNSFAQFAEKELFKKHAWRWDLAQNKKYEVALSEDCQSAKVIFYFTMEGNPAQQKCKYEICFDKLISGIASCGSDDIKTLKQYKVIEITE